The sequence below is a genomic window from Rhodococcus sp. 4CII.
TTTCGTCACGCTCCGCGACGCGCTGACCGTGGTGCAGCGACTGGAGATGGTGCGGCGGGTGTCCGTCGAGATCGAGCAGGACGTGCTCGAACTCGGCACGGACGGGCGTCAGCTCGCGCTCCAGCTCGAGGAACTTGTCGGCGACAACGACGTGGCGCGGGAACTCATCGTGCGCGACTACCTGGCGGGCACCGGCCCCGCACCCGCCGACGACGTCGAGAAGTCGCTCACCGCGCTCGACCGGATCACGGACGCAGACCTTCTCGACCTCACGACACTGGCCCGCGCCTTCGGGTACCCAGGCACCATCGAGGCGCTCGAGGCGCCGATGAGTCCCCGTGGCTACCGGGTGCTCACCCGCGTTCCCCGACTGCAGTTCAATCAGATCCACCGATTGGTCGGCTCGTTCGGGACGCTGCAGTCGCTGCTGGCCGCGACGGCCGCCGACCTGCAGTCGGTGGAGGGCATCGGCGGGCTGTGGGCGCGCCACATCCGCGAGGGCTTGTCCCGGCTGGCCGAGACGTCGATCTCCGGCCCGTACGACTAGTACGACAGTCGCAGTGCGTCCAGGCGGGTGCGAATGGTCAGGGCACGCGCGAGTTGCGGACGGTCGCTGCCGCTCCGGACACCCGCGCCGTCGACGCCGAGGCGGTCGATCACCTCGTCCGCCCATGCCGCGTCCGCGGCCGTCGGGCTCAGCTCACGATTGACGTCGCCTGTGTGCGCGGCCTTCATGCACAGCTTGCCGGACATCCCCATCGTCCGTGTGACGGCCAGCGCCTCGATCCGGGTTTCGTGATCGTCGGCCAGCGTGGGTCCGTCGATCGGTGCCGCGATTCCGGCGGCGCCACTCGCGACGACGAGGCGGCCCCGGGCGTACGCGAGCGCGTCCGGTTCTGCACCGGCGCCCGTGTCCCGCCGGAAGTCGCCGCTGCCGAAGGCCAATCGCAGTGTGGCGGGTTCGGAAGCGATCTCGTACGCGAACTCGATTCCCCGCGCGGATTCGACCAGAGCGAGCACCGGAACCGCACCGCCGAGGCGGGCAGCGGTGTCCCGGACCTGTTGCCCGGATTCACTTTTCGCCAGCATGACGCCCTGAAGTCCGGGCAGGCCCCGGAGCGCGTCCACGTCGGCCGACCAGTCGTCGGTGGTTGCCGCGTTGATCCGGACCCAGGCGGCACCGCCGCCCGAGAGCCATTCGGCGACGGACCGCCGGGCGTCGGATCGTTCCGCCGTGACCACGCCGTCCTCGAGGTCGAGGATGACGGCATCGGCGTCGCACCGGTCGGCGAGGTCGAAATCCTCGGGTCGCGAAGCGGACACCAGTAGCCACGATCGCGCGTGCCGGGCGTCGAGGGGAATCGCTGTGAAAATGGTGTCTTCCTTACTGTCGATGGTCCGGATCGGCTTCTCCGACCACAGATTCCAGTGCGACCCGGACGGCGTCCAGATGCTCCGCCATGGCCCGGGCCGCCTTGTCGTAGCTGCGCGAGGCGATTCCGTCCACGATTCGGTCGTGCTCGTCGTTCGACTTCTGCTGACGCCCCGCCACCAGGTTCAGCGTCTCGGACTGCCGGGTGAGGGCCTCGCGGATGTCGACGATCACGGATTCGAACACGCGATTCCGGCTGGTCCGGGCAATGCATGCGTGGAATTGCGCGTCGAGGGACACCCAGACGAGGGGATCGTCTTCTTCCCGCATCTGATCCACCAGACCGCGCAGAGCGGCCAGGTCTTCCTCCGTGTGCCGCTGGGCCGCCCAGCCGGCGGCGGGAATCTCCACGTGCGGCCGGGCCTCGACGAGTTCGTTCGCCGCGTAGTTCCCGAAGTCGAGGTCGCGGGCGATCGAATCGCTGACGACGAACGTGCCGAGGCCCGACTTCGTCTCCGTGAGTCCGAGCGCATGACACGAGCGGAGCGCCTCCCGGATCACCGAACGGCTGACGCCGTGCCGTGCCGCGAGGGACGCTTCGGACGGGAGTCGCTCCCCGACCGACAGCTCGCCGGACGTGATCGCCTCACGGAGATCGGCGAGGACGGCCTCAGCGGCGCTGACCCGCGCCGTGACGGGACGCCTGGCTGCCCAGCTGTCTGACAGGTTCATGAGGATATTGTTCTCACGCCCCGGCGTCGCCGTCAACACGGGACACCGCCCGGGGTTGACGGCTGCGAGTGAGCGCGGTAACAATTGCACCTGTCTGACAGCCTGGCAGGTGGATAGCCGGGTGGCTCGACCGAGAAATGTACCCCTCCTCGGGCAAACAGACTCCGTCCACCGCATCGTGCGGAACACGCTCGCGCGAATCCCTGTGAGGAATGATCAAGTGCCCGAAACGCGAACAGAACACGATCTGCTCGGCGACCGCCAAGTACCCGCGGATTCCTATTGGGGAATCCACACGCTGCGGGCCGTGGAGAACTTCCCCATCACCGGCCGCGCCATCTCCACCAACCCCTACCTGATCCGCGGACTCGCATTCGTCAAATGGGCCGCCGCGAGCGCCAACGAGAAGCTCGGGATCCTCGATCACCGCCGGGCCGACGCGATCGGGCAGGCGTGCCGGGAGATCATCGACGGCCGCTGGCACGAGCAGTTCGTCGTCGACGTCATCCAGGGCGGTGCGGGGACTTCGACCAACATGAACGCCAACGAGGTGATCGCCAACCGGGCACTCGAGATCCTCGGCCACGGGCGTGGCGAGTACGCCGAACTTCACCCCAACGAGCACGTCAACCTCAGCCAGTCGACCAACGACGTGTATCCCACCGCGGTCAACATTGCCACGATCTTCGCGATCGACGACCTGCTGGACGCATTGCGGGTGCTGCAGGACGCGTTCGCGACCAAGGCCGTGGAGTTCGCAGACACGGTGAAGATGGGACGCACCCAACTCCAGGACGCGGTCCCGATGACGCTCGGCCAGGAGTTCGCCACGTATTCGGTGATGATCGACGAAGACCGGGCCCGTCTCGGCGAGGCTGCTCTCCTCGTCCACGAGATCAACCTCGGTGCGACCGCGATCGGCACGGGCCTGAACGCGCCCGCCGGCTACGCCGAAGCGGCGTGCGACACGCTGCGGGAACTCACCGGGCTCCCCCTCGTCCTGGCCACAGACCTGGTCGAAGCGACCCAGGACGTCGGCCAGTTCGTGCACCTCTCCGGCGTGCTGAAGCGGATCGCGGTGAAGTTGTCCAAGGTCTGCAACGACCTCCGCCTGCTGTCCTCGGGACCGCGCGCCGGCCTGAACGAGATCAACCTCCCTCCGGTGCAGGCCGGTTCGTCGATCATGCCGGGCAAGGTCAATCCGGTGATCCCCGAAGTCCTCAACCAGGTGGCGTACGAGGTGATCGGCAACGACGTCACCATCACGATGGCCGCCGAATCCGGACAGCTCCAACTCAACGCGTTCGAGCCGATCATCGTGCACTCCCTGTCCGAGGGGATGCGGCACCTCGGCGCCGCCTGCCGGATCCTGGCCGACCGCTGCGTGCTCGGCATCACCGCCAACACCGATCTCCTGCGGGCCCGGGTCGAGGACTCCATCGGACTGGTCACCGCACTCAACCCGTACATCGGATACACCGCGTCCACCCGGATCGCGCAGGAGGCCCTGGTCACCGGGCGCCGGGTCGCCGACCTCGTGATCGAGGCGGGCCTGCTCGACCGCGACGAACTCGACCGCCTCCTCAGCCCCGAGCATCTCGCCAATCTGAGAGCCTCGGGTGCCGACCGGAGAGCACCCGTCGCCGCGGCCGCGGAGGTGGTCTCGTGACGATCGAGAAGGACGACACCTCGGGAGACATCTTCGTCGAGGAAGACCTCGGCTATCGGAAAGCGCTCGGCCCGAGACAGATCCAGATGATCGCGATCGGCGGAGCGATCGGCACCGGACTGTTCATGGGCGCGGGCGGCCGTCTCCAGCAGGCCGGTCCCGCACTCGTCCTCGTCTACGCCCTGTGCGGGTTCTTCGCCTTCCTGATCCTGCGGGCTCTCGGCGAACTCGTGATGCACCGACCCACGTCCGGTTCGTTCGTCTCGTACTCGCGGGAATTCTTCGGCGAGAAGATGGCATTCGCCGCGGGCTGGCTGTATTGGATGAACTGGGCGATGACGGCAGTCGTCGACGTCACCGCCGTCGCGCTGTACATGAACTTCTTCAAGAAATACTGGGCACCGCTCGGCAACGTCGACCAATGGGTGTTCGCCTTGGCCGCAGTCGTACTCGTCCTCGGCCTGAACCTCGTTTCCGTCAAGGTGTTCGGTGAACTGGAGTTCTGGTTCGCGCTGATCAAGGTCGTCGCCCTCGCCGCGTTCCTGGGCTTCGGCATCTATTTCGTGCTGTTCGGCACGCCCATCGAAGGCCACTCCCCGGGTTTCAGCATGATCGCCGACAACGGAGGTCTCTTCCCCAACGGAATCCTGCCCGCGATCGTCGTGATCCAGGGCGTCGTCTTCGCCTACGCCTCGATCGAACTCGTGGGTACCACTGCGGGAGAGACGAAGAATCCGCAAAAGGTGATCCCCAAGGCGATCAACACGGTCATCGTCCGCATCCTCGTCTTCTACGTCGGATCCGTCCTGCTGCTGTCGCTGCTTCTCCCTTACACCGAGTACCACGCCGGCGAGAGTCCGTTCGTCACGTTCTTCGGCTCCATCGATGTGCAGGGCGCCGACGCGATCATGAATCTCGTGGTCCTCACGGCCGCGCTGTCCTCGCTCAACGCGGGCCTGTACTCTACCGGCCGAATACTGCACTCCATGGCCATGGCCGGATCGGCGCCCGCGTTCGCCGCCCGGATGAACAAGTCCGGCGTCCCGTACGGCGGCATCGCCCTCACCGGATTGGTGATCCTGCTCGGGGTCGGACTCAACGCCGTCGTTCCCGCGCAGGCGTTCGAGATCGTCCTCAACCTTGCCGCACTCGGCATCATCAGCGCCTGGGCCGTGATCGTGCTGTGCCAGTTGAAACTCTGGAAACTCTCCAAGGACGGGAAACTCGCCCGGCCCGGATTCCGGATGTTCGGCGCCCCCTACACCGGGCTCCTCACCCTGGCCTTCCTCGGATGCGTCGTCGTACTGATGGCGTTCGATCACCCCGTCGGAACCTGGACCGTCGGGTCCATCGCGATCATCGCCCCGCTGCTGGTGATCGGCTGGTTCGGCGCGAGAAACCGCATCCGCACCCTCGCCTCGGACCGCCCCACCGCTTAGCAAGAAAGGACAACAGTGCCGAAAGTCGCCGTCGTCACCACCGGAGGCACGATCGCCAGCAGGCAGGACGGGCACGGTGTCAGCAGACCGGTGGTCGCGGGCCCGGATCTGCTGGGCACCGCGCAGACCGGGACGGAACTCCGCGTCGTCGACCTGATGTCGAAGGACAGTTCGAGCATGACGTTCGCCGACATGGACCGGGTCCGGGACGCCGTCGCCTGGGAACTGCGCGATCCCGGCCTCGACGCGGTGGTCGTGCTCCACGGAACCGACACCATGGAGGAGACCGCGTACCTCCTCGACCTCCACCACGCCGACCCGCGACCGGTGGTCTTCACGGGCGCACAGCGCACGTTCGACCACCCGGAGTCCGACGCACCGGCCAACCTCGCCGACGCGATCGCCGCGGGAGCAGACCCTGCCCTGCGCGGCGCGGGTGTCCTGATCGCGTTCGGCGGTGCCCTCCACTCGGCGTCGGGGACGCGAAAGACGGACACGACGTCACTCGACGCGTTCCGCTCCGTCCGACCGGACGGCGGTATTTCGCCGCGGAGTCTCGATCCGCTGCCGTGGCATCCGATTTCCGGAACTCGCGTCGACATCGTCGCCGCCTATCCGGGGGCGGACCGCGTCCAGATCGACGCGTGCCGGGCCGCAGGAACCCGGGGACTGGTGCTCGACGGGCTCGGATCGGGGAACGCGAATCCCGCCGTCGTCGAGGCCGTCCGGGACTGTGTGTCCGCTGCGATACCCGTGGTGGTCACCACCCGGGTGCCCCACGGCCCGATCTCCCCGTCGTACGGCGGCGGGGGCGGCGGGCACGACCTCGTCTCGGCGGGTGCGTTGTTCTCCACCGACCTCCGGGCAGGTCAGGCCCGGATCCTCCTCGCGGCGCTGCTCGCCGACCCCGATCTCCGCGACCTCGACAAGGAGTTCGACCGGCGCTCCCGCGTCGACCCCGCACCGAGGATCAGCTGAGGTTGAACGGCTCCGGCGCGCTGCGGAGCTGACCGAGCTGGCCCACCACGGTGTACGCACCGGGCCCCACCGGATCACGCTGGGGTTCCGGTTGCGTCAGGCAGTCGGGAGCCGACGTCTTGGCCGACCACTTCACGGTGAACTGGGCCTGCTCACCCGGCGCGAGGGTGCGAACGTCCGCCGCGGACTGCGGGAAGCAGTCGATGTTGGACCACAGGCGCACGGCGCCGTCGATCGTGTACACGAGCACCTGCTGGAGGCTGCTGCCCAGATCACGTTCGCACGGTGTCGTGCCGATGTTGGTGACCACCGTCGTGAAGCTGGGCTCCTCGCCCGCCAGGTACGTCGGCTTGTCCGCGGCCACCTTGATGGCCAGCGACTGGTCCGGGCACTGCCCCGCGGCAACCGGCTGGCCGCTGGGCGCCGTGCGGCTCGACGAGCCACTGCTCGACGCCCCGGACGAACCGGACGTCCCCGAGGAGGCCTCACCGCCGGCTGCCGCCGCGCCACCCCCGCCGCCCGACCCGCCGCTGGACGTGGACGAACCCGACGCCGTCGGGGAAATCGAGACGGGAGTGGTCAACGACGAACTCGCTGCTGCCGGATCCGTCTCGGAGTCGCCACCACCGCGAAGTGAGTTGATCAACCACACGACGAGCAGCAACACGACGATGGCGCCGCCGATCGCCAGCGCCCTGCGGCGCCAGTAAATCTCGGGGGGCAACGGTCCATTCGGTTCCAGCACGACGTCAACGGTAGTTCGGCGTCGCGCGGCAGCGGCTCAGCGGGCGCGGCGTGTCGCCATCAGTCGACGAGCTCACCGATGTCCCCGACCGCTCCCTGCAGGTGGGTGCGGCCGTCGGACAGCTGGTACGTGACACCGGCGATGGCGCACGTGCCGGCCTCGACACGCTCCGCGATGATGCGCGACCTCTGCATGAGCAGCGCACCGGTCTCCACCACGTGGCGACCTTCGAGTTCGTCGACGGTGGTGAGGCCCTCTCGGCGTCCCTTGAGGATCGACGGGGCGACCCGTTCCACGATGCTGCGGATGAACCCGGGCGGCACGTTGCCGTCGTCGAGGGCGTCGAGCGTCGCCTTCACTGCGCCGCAGCTGTCGTGACCGAGTACGACGATGAGCGGCACGTTCAAGACGCCGACGGCGTACTCGATAGACCCGAGCACGGCGTCGTCGATCACGTGACCTGCGGTGCGGACGACGAACATGTCGCCCAGGCCCTGGTCGAAGATGATCTCGGCGGCGACACGGGAGTCTCCGCATCCGAACAGGACGGCCGTGGGGTGCTGGCCGCCGACGAGCTTCGCCCGATCGGCGATGCCCTGGCTGGGATGGAGCGAGGTATCGCTCACGAATCGCTCATTACCCTGTCGCAGGGCCTTCCAGGCGGAAATGGGGTTGGAATTCGGCATGGGACCATTGTGCACCGGGCGTGTCGGGCCGTCGCGACGGCAACATGACGACCGCGGAAATTCCGTATCCCACGTGAACGAAGGGACCTGTGAGGGCGAAGTGGCCGTTGATTCCTCCGCGTTGATCAGCTGGTACGAGGCGCAGGCCCGGGACCTGCCGTGGCGCCGCGACGGCGTCACCGCCTGGCACATCCTGATGAGCGAGATCATGCTGCAGCAGACACCCGTCGTCCGGGTGGCCCCGATCTGGGAGGAATGGGTGCAACGCTGGCCCGTCCCGTCCCGCATGGCCGTGTCGAGCCAGGCCGACGTGCTCCGCGCCTGGGGCAAGCTCGGCTACCCGCGTCGCGCGCTGCGACTCCACGAATGCGCCGGCGTGCTGGCCGCGGAACACGGCGACGTGGTTCCGAGTGACGTCGACACCCTCCTCGGCCTACCCGGCATCGGCGCCTACACCGCGCGGGCCGTCGCCTGCTTCGCCTACGGACAGCGGGTCCCCGTCGTCGACACGAACGTCCGCCGCGTGGTCGCGCGAGCCGTGCACGGACGCGCCGAGCCAGGCAATCCGTCGACCACCCGCGACCTCGCCGACGTGTCGACGCTTCTCCCCCGCACCCGCGTGCGGGCCGCCACGTTCTCCGCCGCCCTGATGGAACTCGGCGCCACCGTGTGCACTGCCCGGACACCCGGCTGCGAACGCTGCCCGCTGCCGTCCTGCGCCTGGGTCGACGCCGGACGTCCCGCGCACACCGGCGAACGCCGCAAGGTCCAGAAGTTCGCAGGCACCGACCGTCAGGTCCGCGGCAAGCTGATGGCCGTGCTCCGCGAGAGTTCCACCCCCGTCGAGCGGGTCCGACTCGACCAGGTGTGGCTCGACGACCCCGGGCAGCGCGACCGCGCCCTGCACTCGCTGCTCGTCGACGGGCTCGTCGAGCAGACCGACGACGGCCTCTTCGCCCTCGCAGGCGAGGGCAGCTAGCGGGCTCACACCGGAACCGCTTCGATCACCGATGACCGGGGACCGTGCGTGATCGAATCAAGCATGAATCCGTGGTCGGTCAACAGTCGGCGCCATTCGGTGATCGTGCGCTCGCGACCGCCCAGGAGAACCAACATGTGGAGATCCAGCAGCGCCATGGGGTGGGTTGTCGCTGCTTCGGGCAAGACCTGCTCGACGATCATCAGTCGTCCGCGTGCCGGGATCGCTCGCCGACAACTGCCGAGGATCTTGCCTGCGGACGCGTCATCCCAGTCGTGCAGAATCTGAGACAGCACGTAAACGTCACCATGCCCCGGAACGTCGTCGAAGAAGCTTCCGCCCGCCACTGTCGTTCGTTCACCGATGCCGGCCGAACCAAACTTCGACGGCGCTTCCGCGACCACATGAGGCAGATCGAACAGAATTCCGCGTAGATGCGCGTGCCGACCGAGCAACCGGGTGATCAGTGCGCCCGTCCCGCCTCCGACGTCCACGACCGTCCCCACGTCAGACCAGTCGTGGTCGAGCAAGGGCAAC
It includes:
- the disA gene encoding DNA integrity scanning diadenylate cyclase DisA — translated: MNDAESSSALRETIARLAPGTALRDGLERILRGRTGALIVLGYDEQMEEICDGGFELDVEFAPTRLRELSKMDGAVVLSTDGSRIVRANVQLVPDHKIPTVESGTRHRAAERTAMQTGYPVVSVSQSMSIVSVYVGGIRHVIDGSATILSRANQAVATLERYKARLDEVTRQLSVVEIEDFVTLRDALTVVQRLEMVRRVSVEIEQDVLELGTDGRQLALQLEELVGDNDVARELIVRDYLAGTGPAPADDVEKSLTALDRITDADLLDLTTLARAFGYPGTIEALEAPMSPRGYRVLTRVPRLQFNQIHRLVGSFGTLQSLLAATAADLQSVEGIGGLWARHIREGLSRLAETSISGPYD
- a CDS encoding amino acid permease; the protein is MTIEKDDTSGDIFVEEDLGYRKALGPRQIQMIAIGGAIGTGLFMGAGGRLQQAGPALVLVYALCGFFAFLILRALGELVMHRPTSGSFVSYSREFFGEKMAFAAGWLYWMNWAMTAVVDVTAVALYMNFFKKYWAPLGNVDQWVFALAAVVLVLGLNLVSVKVFGELEFWFALIKVVALAAFLGFGIYFVLFGTPIEGHSPGFSMIADNGGLFPNGILPAIVVIQGVVFAYASIELVGTTAGETKNPQKVIPKAINTVIVRILVFYVGSVLLLSLLLPYTEYHAGESPFVTFFGSIDVQGADAIMNLVVLTAALSSLNAGLYSTGRILHSMAMAGSAPAFAARMNKSGVPYGGIALTGLVILLGVGLNAVVPAQAFEIVLNLAALGIISAWAVIVLCQLKLWKLSKDGKLARPGFRMFGAPYTGLLTLAFLGCVVVLMAFDHPVGTWTVGSIAIIAPLLVIGWFGARNRIRTLASDRPTA
- a CDS encoding aspartate ammonia-lyase; the protein is MPETRTEHDLLGDRQVPADSYWGIHTLRAVENFPITGRAISTNPYLIRGLAFVKWAAASANEKLGILDHRRADAIGQACREIIDGRWHEQFVVDVIQGGAGTSTNMNANEVIANRALEILGHGRGEYAELHPNEHVNLSQSTNDVYPTAVNIATIFAIDDLLDALRVLQDAFATKAVEFADTVKMGRTQLQDAVPMTLGQEFATYSVMIDEDRARLGEAALLVHEINLGATAIGTGLNAPAGYAEAACDTLRELTGLPLVLATDLVEATQDVGQFVHLSGVLKRIAVKLSKVCNDLRLLSSGPRAGLNEINLPPVQAGSSIMPGKVNPVIPEVLNQVAYEVIGNDVTITMAAESGQLQLNAFEPIIVHSLSEGMRHLGAACRILADRCVLGITANTDLLRARVEDSIGLVTALNPYIGYTASTRIAQEALVTGRRVADLVIEAGLLDRDELDRLLSPEHLANLRASGADRRAPVAAAAEVVS
- a CDS encoding HpcH/HpaI aldolase/citrate lyase family protein — protein: MDSKEDTIFTAIPLDARHARSWLLVSASRPEDFDLADRCDADAVILDLEDGVVTAERSDARRSVAEWLSGGGAAWVRINAATTDDWSADVDALRGLPGLQGVMLAKSESGQQVRDTAARLGGAVPVLALVESARGIEFAYEIASEPATLRLAFGSGDFRRDTGAGAEPDALAYARGRLVVASGAAGIAAPIDGPTLADDHETRIEALAVTRTMGMSGKLCMKAAHTGDVNRELSPTAADAAWADEVIDRLGVDGAGVRSGSDRPQLARALTIRTRLDALRLSY
- a CDS encoding asparaginase, producing MPKVAVVTTGGTIASRQDGHGVSRPVVAGPDLLGTAQTGTELRVVDLMSKDSSSMTFADMDRVRDAVAWELRDPGLDAVVVLHGTDTMEETAYLLDLHHADPRPVVFTGAQRTFDHPESDAPANLADAIAAGADPALRGAGVLIAFGGALHSASGTRKTDTTSLDAFRSVRPDGGISPRSLDPLPWHPISGTRVDIVAAYPGADRVQIDACRAAGTRGLVLDGLGSGNANPAVVEAVRDCVSAAIPVVVTTRVPHGPISPSYGGGGGGHDLVSAGALFSTDLRAGQARILLAALLADPDLRDLDKEFDRRSRVDPAPRIS
- a CDS encoding methyltransferase, whose protein sequence is MSDIIHRVRKQIMGYIVSQSISAVCGLGVPDRLADGACVLDDLAASVGADADALGRFLRVLVAEGLLEEDGGGRFALTEAGELLRADTPGSLRHLVGLMSNEAYLVWGHAAHSIRTGKESFSAAFGKPYFEWLSENPSAADEFAKGQAGLVELRLLPLLDHDWSDVGTVVDVGGGTGALITRLLGRHAHLRGILFDLPHVVAEAPSKFGSAGIGERTTVAGGSFFDDVPGHGDVYVLSQILHDWDDASAGKILGSCRRAIPARGRLMIVEQVLPEAATTHPMALLDLHMLVLLGGRERTITEWRRLLTDHGFMLDSITHGPRSSVIEAVPV
- a CDS encoding A/G-specific adenine glycosylase, which encodes MAVDSSALISWYEAQARDLPWRRDGVTAWHILMSEIMLQQTPVVRVAPIWEEWVQRWPVPSRMAVSSQADVLRAWGKLGYPRRALRLHECAGVLAAEHGDVVPSDVDTLLGLPGIGAYTARAVACFAYGQRVPVVDTNVRRVVARAVHGRAEPGNPSTTRDLADVSTLLPRTRVRAATFSAALMELGATVCTARTPGCERCPLPSCAWVDAGRPAHTGERRKVQKFAGTDRQVRGKLMAVLRESSTPVERVRLDQVWLDDPGQRDRALHSLLVDGLVEQTDDGLFALAGEGS
- a CDS encoding FadR/GntR family transcriptional regulator, with the translated sequence MNLSDSWAARRPVTARVSAAEAVLADLREAITSGELSVGERLPSEASLAARHGVSRSVIREALRSCHALGLTETKSGLGTFVVSDSIARDLDFGNYAANELVEARPHVEIPAAGWAAQRHTEEDLAALRGLVDQMREEDDPLVWVSLDAQFHACIARTSRNRVFESVIVDIREALTRQSETLNLVAGRQQKSNDEHDRIVDGIASRSYDKAARAMAEHLDAVRVALESVVGEADPDHRQ
- a CDS encoding carbonic anhydrase; the encoded protein is MPNSNPISAWKALRQGNERFVSDTSLHPSQGIADRAKLVGGQHPTAVLFGCGDSRVAAEIIFDQGLGDMFVVRTAGHVIDDAVLGSIEYAVGVLNVPLIVVLGHDSCGAVKATLDALDDGNVPPGFIRSIVERVAPSILKGRREGLTTVDELEGRHVVETGALLMQRSRIIAERVEAGTCAIAGVTYQLSDGRTHLQGAVGDIGELVD